A genomic window from Arvicola amphibius chromosome 5, mArvAmp1.2, whole genome shotgun sequence includes:
- the Snrnp200 gene encoding U5 small nuclear ribonucleoprotein 200 kDa helicase: MADVTARSLQYEYKANSNLVLQADRSLIDRTRRDEPTGEVLSLVGKLEGTRMGDKAQRTKPQMQEERRAKRRKRDEDRHDINKMKGYTLLSEGIDEMVGIIYKPKTKETRETYEVLLSFIQAALGDQPRDILCGAADEVLAVLKNEKLRDKERRREIDLLLGQTDDTRYHVLVNLGKKITDYGGDKEIQNMDDNIDETYGVNVQFESDEEEGDEDVYGEVREEASDDDMEGDEAVVRCTLSANLVASGELMSSKKKDLHPRDIDAFWLQRQLSRFYDDAIVSQKKADEVLEILKTASDDRECENQLVLLLGFNTFDFIKVLRQHRMMILYCTLLASAQSEAEKERIMGKMEADPELSKFLYQLHETEKEDLIREERSRRERVRQSRMDTDLETMDLDQGGEALAPRQVLDLEDLVFTQGSHFMANKRCQLPDGSFRRQRKGYEEVHVPALKPKPFGSEEQLLPVEKLPKYAQAGFEGFKTLNRIQSKLYRAALETDENLLLCAPTGAGKTNVALMCMLREIGKHINMDGTINVDDFKIIYIAPMRSLVQEMVGSFGKRLATYGITVAELTGDHQLCKEEISATQIIVCTPEKWDIITRKGGERTYTQLVRLIVLDEIHLLHDDRGPVLEALVARAIRNIEMTQEDVRLIGLSATLPNYEDVATFLRVDPAKGLFYFDNSFRPVPLEQTYVGITEKKAIKRFQIMNEIVYEKIMEHAGKNQVLVFVHSRKETGKTARAIRDMCLEKDTLGLFLREGSASTEVLRTEAEQCKNLELKDLLPYGFAIHHAGMTRVDRTLVEDLFADKHIQVLVSTATLAWGVNLPAHTVIIKGTQVYSPEKGRWTELGALDILQMLGRAGRPQYDTKGEGILITSHGELQYYLSLLNQQLPIESQMVSKLPDMLNAEIVLGNVQNAKDAVNWLGYAYLYIRMLRSPTLYGISHDDLKGDPLLDQRRLDLVHTAALMLDKNNLVKYDKKTGNFQVTELGRIASHYYITNDTVQTYNQLLKPTLSEIELFRVFSLSSEFKNITVREEEKLELQKLLERVPIPVKESIEEPSAKINVLLQAFISQLKLEGFALMADMVYVTQSAGRLMRAIFEIVLNRGWAQLTDKTLNLCKMIDKRMWQSMCPLRQFRKLPEEVVKKIEKKNFPFERLYDLNHNEIGELIRMPKMGKTIHKYVHLFPKLELSVHLQPITRSTLKVELTITPDFQWDEKVHGSSEAFWILVEDVDSEVILHHEYFLLKAKYAQDEHLITFFVPVFEPLPPQYFIRVVSDRWLSCETQLPVSFRHLILPEKYPPPTELLDLQPLPVSALRNSAFESLYQDKFPFFNPIQTQVFNTVYNSDDNVFVGAPTGSGKTICAEFAILRMLLQNSEGRCVYITPMEALAEQVYMDWYEKFQDRLNKKVVLLTGETSTDLKLLGKGNIIISTPEKWDILSRRWKQRKNVQNINLFVVDEVHLIGGENGPVLEVICSRMRYISSQIERPIRIVALSSSLSNAKDVAHWLGCSATSTFNFHPNVRPVPLELHIQGFNISHTQTRLLSMAKPVYHAITKHSPKKPVIVFVPSRKQTRLTAIDILTTCAADIQRQRFLHCTEKDLIPYLEKLSDSTLKETLLNGVGYLHEGLSPMERRLVEQLFSSGAIQVVVASRSLCWGMNVAAHLVIIMDTQYYNGKIHAYVDYPIYDVLQMVGHANRPLQDDEGRCVIMCQGSKKDFFKKFLYEPLPVESHLDHCMHDHFNAEIVTKTIENKQDAVDYLTWTFLYRRMTQNPNYYNLQGISHRHLSDHLSELVEQTLSDLEQSKCISIEDEMDVAPLNLGMIAAYYYINYTTIELFSMSLNAKTKVRGLIEIISNAAEYENIPIRHHEDNLLRQLAQKVPHKLNNPKFNDPHVKTNLLLQAHLSRMQLSAELQSDTEEILSKAIRLIQACVDVLSSNGWLSPALAAMELAQMVTQAMWSKDSYLKQLPHFTSEHIKRCTDKGVESVFDIMEMEDEERNALLQLTDSQIADVARFCNRYPNIELSYEVVDKDSIRSGGPVVVLVQLEREEEVTGPVIAPLFPQKREEGWWVVIGDAKSNSLISIKRLTLQQKAKVKLDFVAPATGGHNYTLYFMSDAYMGCDQEYKFSVDVKEAETDSDSD, from the exons GAGACGAAAGCGTGATGAGGACCGGCACGACATCAACAAGATGAAAGGCTATACGTTGCTGTCGGAGGGCATCGATGAAATGGTGGGCATCATCTATAAGCCCAAGACTAAGGAGACTCGGGAGACCTACGAGGTGCTGCTCAGCTTCATCCAGGCTGCTCTTGGAGACCAG cctcgTGATATCCTTTGTGGGGCGGCTGATGAGGTTCTGGCTGTCCTAAAGAATGAAAAACTTCGAgacaaggagagaagaagggagattGACCTGTTGCTGGGTCAGACAGATGACACCAGATACCATGTACTTGTAAACTTGGGCAAGAAGATCACAGACTACGGTGGGGACAAGGAGATCCagaatatgg ATGACAACATTGATGAGACCTATGGTGTGAATGTTCAGTTTGAGTCTGATGAGGAG GAAGGCGATGAAGATGTGTATGGGGAAGTCCGCGAAGAAGCTTCTGATGACGACATGGAAGGGGATGAGGCTGTTGTGCGTTGTACCCTCTCGGCTAAT CTTGTGGCCTCCGGAGAACTGATGAGTTCGAAGAAGAAGGATTTGCACCCTCGGGATATCGATGCGTTCTGGCTACAGCGACAGCTCAGTCGTTTCTATGATGATGCCATTGTGTCgcagaagaaggcagatgagGTGCTGGAGATTTTGAAG ACAGCAAGTGATGACCGAGAATGTGAGAACCAACTCGTTCTGCTCCTTGGTTTCAACACTTTTGACTTCATTAAAGTGCTGCGGCAGCACAGGATGATGA TTTTGTACTGTACCTTGTTGGCCAGTGCTCAGAGTGAAGCTGAAAAGGAAAGGATCATGGGAAAGATGGAAGCCGACCCAGAGCTTTCCAAGTTCCTCTATCAGCTCCATGAGACTGAGAAGGAAGACCTGATCAGG GAAGAACGGTCCCGGAGAGAGAGAGTCCGTCAGTCCCGAATGGACACAGATCTGGAGACCATGGATTTGGACCAGGGTGGAGAG gctctggctccaCGGCAGGTTCTGGATTTGGAGGACCTTGTTTTTACACAAGGGAGCCACTTCATGGCCAACAAACGCTGCCAGCTCCCTGATGGATCCTTCCGACGCCAGCGGAAGGGCTATGAAGAGGTGCACGTGCCAGCCTTAAAGCCCAAGCCCTTCGGCTCAGAAGAA CAACTGCTTCCTGTGGAGAAGCTGCCAAAGTATGCCCAGGCGGGTTTTGAGGGCTTCAAAACACTGAATCGGATCCAGAGTAAACTCTACCGTGCTGCTCTGGAGACAGATGAGAATCTGCTGCTGTGTGCTCCTACT GGTGCTGGGAAGACCAATGTGGCCCTGATGTGTATGCTCCGGGAGATAGGGAAACACATCAACATGGATGGCACTATCAATGTGGATGACTTCAAGATTATCTACATAGCTCCCATGCGGTCCTTGGTGCAGGAGATGGTGGGCAGTTTTGGAAAG CGCCTGGCCACATACGGCATTACTGTTGCTGAGCTGACTGGAGACCACCAGCTGTGCAAGGAAGAGATCAGTGCCACGCAGATCATTGTCTGCACCCCTGAGAAGTGGGACATCATCACGCGTAAGGGCGGGGAGCGCACCTATACTCAGTTGGTCCGCCTCATTGTCTTG gaTGAGATCCATCTTCTGCATGATGACAGAGGTCCCGTCTTAGAAGCTTTGGTGGCCAGGGCCATCCGAAACATTGAGATGACTCAAGAAGATGTCCGACTCATTGGTCTCAGCGCTACCCTGCCCAACTATGAAGATGTGGCTACCTTTCTGCGAGTTGACCCCGCCAAGGGCCTCTTCTACTTTGACAACAG CTTCCGCCCAGTGCCTCTGGAACAGACATATGTGGGCATCACGGAGAAAAAAGCTATCAAGCGTTTCCAGATCATGAATGAAATAGTGTATGAGAAAATCATGGAACATGCTGGAAAAAATCAG GTTCTGGTATTTGTCCACTCTCGCAAAGAAACTGGGAAGACAGCCAGGGCAATTCGTGACATGTGCCTGGAGAAGGATACCTTGGGTCTGTTTCTTCGAGAGGGTTCTGCCTCCACTGAAGTCCTTCGTACAGAAGCAGAACAGTGCAAG AACTTGGAGCTGAAGGATCTGTTGCCTTATGGCTTTGCTATTCATCATGCAGGCATGACCAGAGTTGACCGAACACTGGTAGAAGATCTTTTTGCTGACAAACATATTCAG GTTTTAGTTTCTACAGCAACTCTGGCTTGGGGTGTAAATCTCCCTGCACATACAGTCATCATCAAAGGTACCCAGGTGTACAGTCCAGAGAAGGGGCGTTGGACAGAGCTGGGAGCACTGGACATTCTGCAG ATGCTGGGCCGTGCTGGCCGCCCTCAGTATGACACCAAGGGTGAAGGTATACTCATCACATCTCACGGCGAGCTGCAGTACTACCTCTCCCTCCTCAACCAGCAGCTTCCTATTGAGAGCCAGATGGTGTCGAAGCTGCCTGATATGCTCAATGCGGAAATTGTGCTGGGGAACGTCCAGAATGCAAAG GATGCAGTGAACTGGCTGGGCTATGCCTACCTGTACATCCGAATGCTCCGGTCCCCGACCCTCTATGGCATCTCTCATGATGACCTCAAGGGAGATCCCTTGCTGGACCAGCGCCGACTAGATCTTGTTCACACTGCTGCCTTGATGCTGGATAAGAACAATCTGGTCAAGTATGATAAGAAGACAGGCAACTTTCAG gtGACAGAACTTGGCCGGATAGCTAGTCACTACTATATCACCAATGACACTGTGCAGACCTACAACCAGCTGCTGAAACCCACCCTGAGCGAGATTGAGCTTTTCCGAGTGTTTTCCTTGTCCTCAGAGTTCAAGAACATCACTGTGAGAGAG GAGGAGAAGCTGGAGCTGCAGAAGTTGCTGGAGAGGGTGCCCATCCCTGTAAAGGAGAGTATCGAAGAGCCCAGTGCTAAG ATCAATGTGCTTCTCCAAGCATTCATCTCACAGCTGAAACTGGAGGGCTTTGCACTGATGGCTGACATGGTGTATGTGACCCAG TCGGCTGGCCGGTTGATGCGTGCAATCTTCGAAATTGTCCTGAACCGAGGTTGGGCGCAGCTTACAGATAAGACCCTGAATCTCTGCAAGATGATCGACAAACGCAT GTGGCAGTCCATGTGTCCTCTTCGTCAGTTCCGTAAGCTTCCTGAGGAAGTAGTGAAGAAGATTGAGAAGAAAAACTTCCCCTTTGAGCGGCTGTACGACTTGAATCATAATGAGATAG GTGAGCTTATACGAATGCCGAAGATGGGGAAGACCATCCACAAGTATGTCCATCTCTTCCCCAAGTTGGAGTTGTCAGTGCACCTTCAGCCTATTACACGTTCCACCCTGAAAGTAGAGCTGACTATCACACCGGATTTCCAGTGGGATGAAAAG GTCCATGGTTCCTCAGAGGCATTTTGGATTCTAGTGGAGGATGTGGACAGTGAGGTGATTCTGCACCATGAGTATTTTCTACTGAAGGCCAAGTATGCCCAGGACGAGCACCTCATCACATTCTTCGTCCCAGTCTTCGAACCACTACCCCCTCAATACTTCATCCGAGTGGTGTCTGACCGCTGGCTCT CTTGTGAGACCCAGCTGCCTGTCTCTTTCCGACATCTGATCCTACCAGAGAAGTACCCACCTCCAACTGAACTGTTGGACCTGCAGCCATTGCCTGTGTCTGCTCTAAGGAATAGTGCTTTTGAGAGCCTTTACCAAGATAAATTTCCTTTCTTCAATCCTATCCAGACTCAAG TGTTTAACACGGTGTACAACAGTGACGATAACGTGTTTGTGGGGGCCCCCACGGGCAGCGGGAAGACCATCTGTGCAGAGTTTGCCATCCTGCGGATGCTGCTGCAGAATTCTGAGGGACGCTGTGTCTATATTACCCCCATGGAGGCTCTGGCAGAGCAG GTGTACATGGACTGGTATGAgaagtttcaggataggctcaaCAAGAAGGTGGTGCTGCTGACAGGGGAGACTAGCACAGACCTGAAGCTTCTGGGCAAAGGGAATATCATCATCAGCACCCCCGAGAAGTGGGACATCCTTTCCCGGAGGTGGAAACAGCGCAAGAATGTCCAGAACATCAACCTCTTCGTGGTGGATGAGGTCCACCTTATTGGGGGCGAGAATGGG cCTGTCTTGGAAGTGATCTGCTCCCGGATGCGCTACATCTCCTCCCAGATTGAGCGGCCCATTCGAATTGTGGCACTTAGCTCGTCACTGTCCAATGCCAAGGATGTGGCTCACTGGCTGGGCTGTAGTGCCACCTCCACCTTCAACTTCCACCCTAATGTGCGCCCTGTACCACTGGAACTGCATATCCAG GGCTTCAACATCAGCCATACACAGACTCGCCTGCTGTCTATGGCCAAGCCTGTGTACCATGCCATCACCAAACACTCACCCAAGAAGCCTGTCATTGTTTTTGTCCCATCTCGCAAGCAGACCCGCCTCACGGCAATAGACATCCTCACTACCTGTGCAGCAGACATCCAGCGGCAGAG GTTCTTGCACTGTACTGAGAAGGACCTGATCCCTTACCTGGAGAAGCTAAGTGACAGCACGCTCAAGGAAACACTGTTAAATGGGGTGGGCTACCTACATGAAGGGCTGAGCCCCATGGAGAGGCGCCTGGTAGAGCAGCTTTTCAGCTCAG GGGctatccaggtggtggtggcttctCGAAGTCTTTGCTGGGGCATGAATGTTGCTGCTCATCTGGTGATCATCATGGATACTCAGTACTACAATGGCAAGATCCATGC CTATGTGGACTACCCTATCTATGATGTGCTTCAGATGGTGGGCCACGCCAACCGCCCCCTGCAGGATGATGAGGGGCGCTGTGTCATCATGTGTCAAGGCTCTAAAAAG GATTTTTTCAAAAAGTTTTTGTATGAGCCATTGCCGGTAGAGTCTCACCTGGACCACTGTATGCATGACCACTTCAATGCTGAGATTGTCACCAAGACCATTGAGAACAAGCAGGATGCTGTGGACTATCTCACCTGGACCTTTCTGTATCGCCGGATGACACAGAACCCAAATTACTACAACCTTCAGG GCATATCCCACCGTCATTTGTCTGACCACTTGTCAGAGCTGGTGGAGCAGACCCTTAGTGACCTGGAGCAGTCCAAGTGCATCAGCATTGAGGATGAGATGGATGTGGCCCCTCTGAACCTGGGCATGATTGCTGCCTACTATTACATAAACTACACCACCATTG agCTCTTCAGCATGTCTCTCAATGCTAAAACCAAGGTCCGCGGACTTATTGAGATTATTTCGAATGCGGCAGAGTATGAGAACATTCCAATTAGGCATCATGAAGACAACTTGCTGCGCCAG TTGGCTCAGAAGGTCCCCCACAAGCTGAATAATCCCAAGTTCAATGATCCACATGTGAAGACCAACCTGCTGCTACAAGCTCACCTGTCCCGCATGCAGCTAAGTGCCGAActacagtcagacacagaggagatCCTTAGTAAG GCAATTCGACTCATTCAGGCCTGTGTGGATGTACTCTCTAGTAATGGGTGGCTCAGCCCTGCTCTGGCAGCCATGGAATTGGCTCAGATGGTCACCCAAGCCATGTGGTCTAAGGACTCTTATCTGAAGCAGCTGCCACACTTCACCTCAGAGCATATCAAACGTTGCACAGATAAG GGAGTGGAGAGTGTTTTTGACATCATGGAGATGGAGGATGAAGAACGGAATGCATTGCTTCAGTTGACTGACAGCCAGATTGCAGATGTGGCCCGCTTCTGTAACCGCTACCCGAATATTGAACTGTCCTATGAAGTGGTGGATAAGGACAGCATCCGCAG TGGTGGGCCAGTTGTGGTGTTAGTGCAGCTGGAGCGAGAGGAGGAAGTCACAGGCCCTGTTATTGCACCTCTCTTCCCACAG AAACGTGAAGAGGGCTGGTGGGTTGTGATTGGAGATGCCAAGTCCAACAGCCTCATCTCCATCAAGAGGCTGACCCTGCAGCAGAAAGCCAAG GTGAAGCTAGACTTTGTGGCTCCAGCCACAGGTGGCCACAATTACACCCTGTACTTCATGAGTGATGCTTACATGGGATGTGACCAGGAGTATAAATTCAGTGTGGATGTGAAAGAAGCTGAGACAGACAGTGATTCGGATTGA
- the Ciao1 gene encoding probable cytosolic iron-sulfur protein assembly protein CIAO1 produces the protein MKDSLVLRSRVPAHPDSRCWFLAWNPTGTLLASCGGDRKIRIWGTEGDSWVCKSVLSEGHQRTVRKVAWSPCGNYLASASFDAVTCIWKKNQDDFECVTTLEGHENEVKSVAWAPSGNLLATCSRDKSVWVWEVDEEDEYECVSVLNSHTQDVKHVVWHPSQELLASASYDDTVKLYQEEGDDWVCCATLEGHESTVWSLAFDPSGQRLASCSDDRTVRIWRQYLPGNEQGVACSGSDPSWKCICTLSGFHTRTIYDVAWCQLTGALATACGDDAIRVFEEDPGSDPQQPTFSLTAHMPQAHTQDVNCVAWNPKEPGLLASCSDDGEVAFWEYHQPAGL, from the exons ATGAAGGATTCGCTGGTGCTGCGGAGCCGCGTCCCGGCACACCCGGACTCCCGCTGCTGGTTTCTGGCCTGGAACCCCACGGGGACCCTGCTGGCCTCGTGCGGCGGCGACCGTAAAATCCGCATCTGGGGCACCGAGG GTGACAGCTGGGTTTGCAAGTCTGTCCTTTCTGAAGGCCACCAGCGCACTGTTCGGAAAGTGGCATGGTCCCCCTGTGGAAACTACCTGGCCTCTGCCAGCTTTGATGCTGTCACTTGTATTTGGAAGAAGAACCAGGATGACTTTGAG TGTGTAACCACTCTCGAGGGTCACGAAAATGAGGTCAAGTCAGTGGCTTGGGCCCCGTCTGGCAACCTCTTGGCTACCTGCAGCAGAGATAAGAGTGTGTGGGTCTGGGAAG TTGACGAAGAGGATGAGTATGAGTGTGTCAGTGTCCTCAACTCTCACACACAGGACGTCAAGCACGTGGTTTGGCACCCGAGCCAGGAG CTTTTAGCGTCCGCCAGCTATGACGACACAGTGAAGTTGTACCAGGAAGAAGGAGATGACTGGGTCTGCTGTGCCACCCTTGAAGGTCATGAGTCCACTGTGTGGAGCTTGGCCTTCGACCCCAGTGGCCAGCGCCTGGCATCCTGCAGTGATGACCGTACTGTGCGCATTTGGCGCCAGTATCTACCAGGCAATGAACAAG GGGTGGCATGCAGTGGCTCTGACCCCAGCTGGAAGTGTATCTGCACTTTGTCAGGCTTCCACACCAGGACCATCTACGACGTTGCTTG GTGTCAGCTGACAGGGGCCCTGGCTACAGCTTGTGGGGACGATGCCATCCGAGTGTTTGAGGAGGATCCCGGCTCAGATCCACAGCAGCCTACCTTCTCTCTGACAGCTCATATGCCCCAGGCGCACACCCAGGATGTCAACTGTGTGGCTTGGAATCCCAAGGAGCCAGGGCTCCTGGCCTCTTGTAGTGATGATGGGGAGGTGGCCTTCTGGGAGTATCACCAACCTGCAGGCCTCTGA